One Budorcas taxicolor isolate Tak-1 chromosome 6, Takin1.1, whole genome shotgun sequence DNA segment encodes these proteins:
- the CXCL9 gene encoding C-X-C motif chemokine 9: MKKSAPLFSCIIFLTLTGVQGIPAIRNGRCSCINTSQGMIHPKSIKDLKQFAPSPTCEKIEIIATMKNGAQVCLNPDLPEVKELIKEWEKQVNQKKKQRKGKKYKKTKKVPKVKRSQRPSQKKTT, encoded by the exons ATGAAGAAAAGTGCTCCTCTCTTTTCGTGTATCATCTTCCTGACTCTGACTGGAGTTCAAG GAATCCCAGCAATAAGGAATGGACGCTGTTCCTGCATCAACACCAGCCAAGGGATGATCCACCCAAAATCCATAAAGGACCTTAAACAATTTGCTCCAAGCCCTACTTgtgagaaaattgaaatcat CGCTACAATGAAGAATGGGGCTCAAGTCTGCCTAAACCCAGATTTACCAGAAGTGAAAGAACTGATTAAAGAGTGGGAGAAACAG GtcaaccaaaagaaaaagcaaaggaaagggaaaaaatataaaaaaaccaAGAAAGTTCCAAAAGTTAAAAGATCTCAACGTCCTTCTCAAAAGAAGACTACATGA